Proteins encoded in a region of the Clostridium beijerinckii genome:
- a CDS encoding S8 family peptidase, protein MKKNILMERIFHDINYDNYVVQYQGDIEAEISKIPDYYVTVINDRYAIVSVKKDVEINMGNEPYISSIVYVIPAEFYTLQDISPVDASQASFLQTGSQLNLTGKGVNVAIIDSGIDYLSEEFMDANGETRIENIWDQTLISNAENGSESVPFGVLFDRNKINDAIRASREGGSPDDIVPSRDEIGHGTNMAGIIGASGKNPNLRGVAPDCNFVVVKLIRDFSYEVQFPDVIIPVFNITAIFAALQYVYEYALTTNKPMVIYFPLGSSLGNHKGEGILEDFIDAISSNGGIAVVTGTGNQRNAGGHTSGSVTQIVGAQSPGAGVAELEASPEQKNIWVQIWADLPNIMTVEIVSPSGESSGILSLIINYTINHTFIFEKTSIRVNFYFPEEVTGDELIRIRFYNLQPGIWRIRILANYISNGRFNAWIPQKGLTVGDTRFSFSDPFGTITNPGNSIYAITVAAYNQNNNNIVDFSGMAFLESYTDRIDVAAGGINALTVAPNNTTAVVSGTSVSAAVVSGVCAMLFQWGIVNGNEPNMYAQTIKAYLAKGAMARSGDVTPNPYWGYGILNVPRIFENMT, encoded by the coding sequence ATGAAAAAAAATATATTGATGGAAAGAATTTTTCATGATATTAATTATGATAATTATGTTGTACAGTATCAAGGAGATATTGAAGCTGAGATCTCTAAAATACCAGATTATTATGTTACAGTGATCAATGATAGATATGCCATTGTATCTGTTAAAAAAGATGTAGAAATTAATATGGGGAATGAACCATATATTTCATCAATTGTATATGTTATTCCTGCAGAATTTTATACTTTACAAGATATTTCGCCAGTAGATGCATCTCAAGCTAGCTTTTTACAAACCGGATCTCAATTAAATTTAACAGGAAAAGGTGTAAATGTAGCAATTATTGATTCTGGTATCGATTATCTTAGCGAAGAGTTTATGGATGCTAATGGGGAAACAAGAATTGAAAATATTTGGGATCAAACATTGATAAGTAACGCCGAAAACGGTTCGGAATCTGTACCGTTTGGGGTATTATTTGATAGAAATAAAATAAATGATGCTATAAGAGCAAGTAGGGAGGGAGGATCTCCAGATGATATAGTTCCAAGCAGAGATGAAATTGGACATGGGACGAATATGGCTGGAATAATTGGAGCTAGTGGAAAGAATCCGAATTTAAGGGGTGTTGCACCAGACTGTAATTTTGTAGTAGTAAAACTTATAAGAGATTTTTCATATGAGGTCCAGTTTCCAGACGTAATAATTCCTGTGTTTAATATAACTGCTATTTTTGCAGCATTGCAATATGTGTATGAATATGCTTTAACGACCAACAAACCAATGGTTATATATTTTCCTCTTGGAAGTAGTTTGGGAAATCATAAGGGAGAAGGTATACTGGAAGACTTTATAGATGCAATATCAAGCAATGGAGGAATAGCGGTAGTTACTGGTACTGGAAATCAGAGGAATGCTGGCGGCCACACATCTGGTTCAGTAACTCAGATTGTTGGAGCGCAATCACCTGGTGCTGGGGTTGCGGAGTTAGAAGCGTCACCTGAACAAAAAAATATATGGGTGCAAATATGGGCTGATTTGCCTAACATAATGACGGTTGAAATAGTTTCACCATCAGGGGAAAGTTCTGGGATATTGAGTTTAATAATTAATTACACCATAAATCATACTTTTATTTTTGAGAAGACCTCAATTAGAGTTAATTTTTATTTTCCAGAAGAAGTAACTGGAGATGAGTTGATAAGGATAAGATTTTATAATTTGCAGCCTGGTATATGGAGAATCAGAATACTGGCGAATTATATTTCTAATGGAAGATTTAATGCTTGGATACCACAAAAGGGGCTAACAGTTGGAGATACAAGATTTAGTTTTTCAGATCCATTTGGAACTATAACAAATCCAGGAAACTCAATATACGCTATAACTGTAGCGGCATATAATCAAAATAATAACAATATTGTTGATTTTTCTGGTATGGCCTTTTTGGAATCCTACACTGATAGAATAGATGTTGCAGCAGGTGGAATAAATGCACTAACGGTTGCCCCGAATAACACAACGGCAGTAGTAAGCGGAACTAGTGTATCAGCGGCTGTCGTATCTGGAGTTTGTGCTATGCTATTTCAATGGGGGATTGTAAATGGAAATGAACCTAATATGTATGCACAAACTATTAAAGCATATCTTGCAAAAGGAGCAATGGCGAGAAGTGGAGATGTTACTCCAAATCCATATTGGGGTTATGGCATATTGAATGTACCAAGGATTTTTGAAAATATGACATAG
- a CDS encoding superoxide dismutase — MRYEKIELTYSYNSLEPYIDEETVKVHYTKHLQGYVDKLNNVLKGYEKFTEGKTLEQILSNPNKIPKKIYRDVINQGGGVLNHNLYFSILFPYPKKEPEGKLLNEIVSTFGSLEMLKKLVSEAAINKFGSGYGWLVKDKRGKLKVANSSNQDTPLSFGFTPILTIDVWEHSYYLKYKNLRGDYVKNIWNLIDWARVEELYKNDNLV; from the coding sequence ATGAGATATGAAAAAATTGAATTAACGTATTCGTATAATTCACTAGAACCATACATTGATGAAGAAACTGTAAAAGTACACTATACTAAACATCTTCAAGGATATGTTGATAAACTAAATAATGTTCTTAAGGGATATGAGAAATTTACAGAGGGAAAAACTTTAGAGCAAATACTTTCAAATCCAAATAAAATACCTAAAAAAATTTATCGCGATGTTATAAATCAAGGTGGAGGTGTATTAAATCACAATTTATATTTTTCAATTCTTTTCCCTTATCCTAAAAAGGAACCTGAAGGGAAACTACTTAACGAAATAGTCAGTACTTTTGGTTCACTAGAAATGTTAAAGAAGCTTGTTAGCGAAGCTGCAATAAATAAATTTGGATCAGGCTATGGCTGGCTAGTTAAAGATAAACGTGGTAAGCTGAAAGTTGCAAATAGTTCAAATCAGGATACACCTCTAAGTTTTGGATTTACTCCAATACTAACAATAGACGTTTGGGAGCACTCGTATTATCTGAAATATAAAAATTTACGTGGAGATTACGTTAAAAACATATGGAATTTAATTGACTGGGCGCGAGTTGAGGAATTGTATAAGAATGATAATTTGGTTTGA
- a CDS encoding pentapeptide repeat-containing protein yields the protein MTELKKISGPRLKSLLEENINIKEKLINEKYLTNTLVKNSCLEYINEERIEISACKFENVVFSECCLRNVDLADIIFENCDLSNIDFSNGSIHRVEFNNCKLLGADFSDSSIQDVFFKDTVSRYSNFGYSKVKNVKFQECDMRSSMFLECGFTYVAFNGCDLANSEFTNTPLKKVDFRENNISDISLTGRELKDAIVSPMQAVELARFLGVIVK from the coding sequence ATGACGGAACTTAAAAAAATATCAGGACCAAGATTAAAGAGTTTATTAGAAGAAAATATAAATATTAAAGAGAAACTCATAAATGAAAAATATTTAACAAATACTTTAGTTAAAAATAGTTGTTTAGAATATATAAATGAAGAAAGGATAGAGATTAGTGCATGCAAGTTTGAAAATGTTGTGTTCAGTGAATGTTGTTTAAGAAATGTAGATTTAGCAGATATAATATTTGAAAATTGTGATTTATCAAATATTGATTTTTCAAATGGAAGTATACATAGGGTAGAATTTAATAATTGCAAGCTTTTAGGAGCTGATTTTAGTGATAGTAGTATACAAGACGTTTTTTTTAAAGATACAGTTAGCAGGTACTCAAACTTTGGATATTCAAAAGTCAAAAATGTAAAATTTCAGGAATGCGATATGAGAAGTAGTATGTTTTTGGAATGTGGCTTCACTTATGTTGCATTTAATGGATGCGATTTAGCTAACTCTGAGTTTACCAATACTCCTCTTAAAAAAGTAGATTTTAGGGAAAATAATATATCAGACATATCGCTAACAGGAAGAGAGCTAAAAGATGCTATTGTATCGCCTATGCAGGCAGTAGAGCTAGCAAGGTTTCTTGGTGTAATAGTTAAATAG
- a CDS encoding DegV family protein yields MEKIALITDSASDISIELLEANKIRLLPFKIIYADKEYEDRIDITPQFMYDRLKTEIPKTSLPSIEKITSVLKEVISEGFTHAIIITISSAFSGTYNAVRLICEEFEELKTFVFDSRTLTMAEGAMVLETARLIREGKTFNEIIEILPTYREKIDLFFTIDTLEYLQKGGRIGKVAGTIGEFLNLKPIITVAEDGTYRTAAKVRGSKQAVSKLTSIFKMYLEKGRYKAWILDGNGFDKVQNLYCLIKDLPNVVECTIAGTIGPALGVNTGPGLVGLAIERIDE; encoded by the coding sequence GTGGAAAAGATAGCATTAATTACTGATAGTGCATCGGATATAAGTATAGAGTTATTAGAAGCAAACAAAATAAGGCTTCTGCCGTTTAAAATTATATATGCGGATAAGGAATACGAGGATAGAATTGATATAACTCCACAATTTATGTATGATAGATTAAAAACAGAAATTCCAAAAACATCACTACCAAGTATTGAAAAAATAACAAGCGTTTTGAAAGAAGTTATTAGTGAGGGATTTACGCATGCAATAATAATAACTATTTCATCTGCATTTTCTGGAACATATAACGCAGTAAGATTAATTTGTGAGGAATTTGAAGAGTTGAAAACTTTTGTTTTTGATTCTAGAACATTAACAATGGCAGAAGGTGCAATGGTTTTAGAAACTGCAAGGTTAATTAGAGAAGGTAAAACATTTAATGAAATAATTGAAATTCTACCTACATACAGAGAGAAGATCGATTTATTTTTTACAATAGACACTTTAGAATATCTTCAAAAAGGGGGAAGGATTGGTAAAGTGGCAGGAACAATAGGAGAGTTTTTGAATCTAAAGCCAATAATAACTGTAGCAGAAGATGGAACATATAGAACGGCGGCTAAAGTTAGAGGTTCAAAGCAAGCTGTATCTAAATTAACTAGTATATTTAAAATGTATTTAGAAAAAGGTAGATATAAAGCTTGGATTTTAGATGGAAATGGTTTTGATAAGGTACAAAATCTATACTGTTTGATAAAAGATTTACCCAATGTAGTTGAATGTACAATAGCTGGAACAATAGGTCCAGCGCTTGGTGTAAATACAGGACCAGGACTTGTAGGTCTCGCAATCGAGAGAATAGATGAATAA
- a CDS encoding SDR family oxidoreductase, with protein sequence MNFPTSFPKQEQKEQPGLEYEMNPAPIYDDPSYNKKGDILKDKIAIITGGDSGIGKAVAIAYANQGADIVIAYYNENKDAEETKKIIDNIGRKCTLIKGDISDPNFCNNVLEKTIEEYGKIDILVNNAAVQYESTDFKQISDEQFDKTFKTNVYGTFYMTRAALNHLKAGGCIINTASITAYKGNETLIDYSMTKGAIVTLTRSLSTALAKGKTNIRVNAIAPGPIWTPLIPASFDEKKVEKFGSDTPLGRAGQPVECAGAYVFLASQCASYITGQVIHVNGGEIVNA encoded by the coding sequence ATGAATTTTCCAACATCTTTTCCAAAACAAGAACAAAAAGAACAACCAGGACTAGAGTATGAAATGAATCCGGCTCCAATATACGATGATCCAAGTTATAATAAAAAAGGAGACATATTAAAGGATAAGATTGCAATAATTACTGGAGGTGATAGTGGAATCGGAAAGGCGGTTGCGATAGCATATGCCAATCAAGGTGCTGACATAGTGATTGCTTATTATAATGAAAATAAAGATGCAGAAGAAACAAAAAAAATAATAGACAATATAGGCAGAAAATGTACCTTAATTAAAGGTGATATTAGTGATCCTAATTTTTGTAATAATGTTTTAGAAAAAACTATTGAAGAATACGGAAAAATAGATATATTAGTTAATAATGCAGCGGTTCAATATGAAAGTACGGATTTCAAGCAAATAAGTGACGAGCAATTTGATAAGACATTTAAGACAAACGTATATGGAACATTTTATATGACAAGGGCAGCATTAAATCATTTGAAAGCAGGCGGATGTATAATAAATACTGCCTCAATAACTGCATATAAAGGAAATGAAACATTAATTGATTATTCAATGACTAAAGGTGCTATAGTTACATTAACAAGATCTTTATCTACTGCATTAGCAAAAGGAAAAACTAATATAAGAGTAAATGCTATTGCACCTGGGCCAATCTGGACACCATTAATTCCAGCAAGCTTTGATGAAAAAAAGGTTGAGAAATTTGGATCGGATACACCATTGGGAAGAGCTGGTCAGCCAGTAGAGTGTGCTGGAGCTTATGTGTTTCTAGCGTCACAATGTGCCTCATATATCACAGGGCAAGTGATTCATGTTAATGGTGGAGAAATAGTAAATGCGTAG
- a CDS encoding ArsR/SmtB family transcription factor, with protein MCKKYDKNGRILKALSDPNRLKIIDLLSCGEKCACEILESFKFTQPTLSHHMKVLIDCGLVKARKDGIWNLYKLDTNNCNRLVLFLLNLITENEDCTQNDKKNEDFN; from the coding sequence GTGTGTAAGAAATATGATAAGAATGGAAGAATTTTAAAGGCACTTTCAGATCCTAATAGGCTCAAAATAATAGACTTATTATCTTGTGGAGAAAAATGTGCGTGCGAGATATTAGAGAGTTTTAAATTTACACAACCTACCTTATCTCATCATATGAAGGTATTAATAGATTGTGGATTGGTTAAAGCAAGAAAAGATGGAATTTGGAACTTGTACAAGTTAGACACAAATAATTGTAATAGATTAGTGTTGTTTTTACTTAATCTAATTACAGAAAATGAGGATTGTACACAAAATGATAAGAAAAATGAAGATTTTAATTAA
- a CDS encoding MATE family efflux transporter produces the protein MKQIDLTKGKTLNVLTRLSVPIMGSSLLQFTYNLVDMLWVGGLGSNAVASVGSASFFVGLGYSINSLVVIGTGIKVAHAIGKKEENEIKEYINAGLLINAAMSFIFGFILIILGRALINFLNINDIVVEKGAYDFLLFSGPTIIFAFFNLLYARILGSFGNNRLAFNINVVGVVANIILDPIFIYAVKLGVEGAAIATMIANIIMFLLYLFRSSGTLRYNFSVKIDYNKIKEIIILGFPMAIQRILFTIINIFLAKIIAIFGSDAIAAQKIGLQIESITYMVIGGLHGAIAAFTGQNFGAKKYKRIKEGYNTALRIGIIYSLLMAFIFMFFSTPFVKLFVKDQQTIAIANMYLQVVAFSQLFSTTETVSNGLFTGIGKPKISSIISVIFTALRIPMALALIKPFGLNGIWISISISSILKGSVAYILYIIEVKRKYK, from the coding sequence ATGAAACAAATTGATTTAACTAAAGGAAAAACACTGAATGTTCTAACAAGATTATCAGTACCAATAATGGGAAGTTCATTACTACAATTTACATATAATCTAGTTGATATGCTGTGGGTTGGCGGACTTGGAAGCAATGCTGTCGCAAGTGTTGGATCAGCAAGCTTTTTTGTAGGTCTTGGATATTCCATAAATTCATTAGTAGTTATAGGAACAGGAATAAAAGTTGCGCATGCTATAGGTAAAAAAGAAGAGAATGAGATAAAAGAATATATTAATGCAGGCCTTTTAATTAATGCAGCAATGTCGTTTATTTTTGGATTTATACTTATAATATTAGGAAGAGCACTTATAAATTTTTTAAATATTAATGATATCGTAGTTGAAAAAGGTGCATATGATTTTTTACTTTTCAGTGGGCCTACAATAATTTTTGCATTTTTTAATCTTTTATATGCAAGAATATTGGGGAGTTTTGGGAATAATAGATTAGCATTTAATATAAATGTTGTAGGAGTAGTTGCAAATATAATATTAGACCCGATTTTTATTTATGCTGTAAAACTAGGAGTTGAAGGAGCAGCAATTGCAACAATGATTGCTAATATTATAATGTTTTTGTTATATTTATTTAGATCATCGGGAACACTTAGGTATAATTTTAGTGTAAAAATTGATTATAATAAGATAAAGGAAATAATAATTTTAGGATTTCCTATGGCTATACAAAGAATTTTATTTACTATAATAAATATATTTCTTGCAAAAATAATAGCTATATTTGGATCAGATGCAATAGCAGCTCAAAAAATAGGACTTCAAATTGAATCTATTACATATATGGTTATTGGTGGTCTTCATGGTGCGATAGCTGCATTTACAGGTCAAAATTTTGGAGCAAAAAAATATAAAAGAATTAAAGAAGGATATAATACAGCACTTAGGATAGGAATTATATACTCTCTTCTTATGGCATTTATATTCATGTTTTTTAGTACACCATTTGTTAAATTATTTGTTAAAGATCAGCAAACAATTGCAATAGCGAATATGTACTTGCAAGTAGTAGCATTTTCTCAATTATTTAGTACTACAGAAACTGTATCTAATGGATTATTTACAGGTATAGGAAAACCTAAAATATCTTCAATTATAAGCGTTATATTTACAGCACTACGAATACCAATGGCTTTAGCTTTAATAAAACCATTTGGGTTAAATGGTATTTGGATAAGTATTTCTATATCGAGTATTCTAAAAGGAAGTGTAGCTTATATATTATATATAATTGAGGTGAAAAGAAAATATAAATAG
- the gshAB gene encoding bifunctional glutamate--cysteine ligase GshA/glutathione synthetase GshB, whose protein sequence is MLNELKELFTPFELLKGNYGIERESLRVNNKGELSVKRHPAVFGEKVENKYITTDFAESQIEVITPPFKNIEETYNFSKVLYDIVAMETEDEYLWPQSMPGIVPTDDKIRIAEYGDNEKGREARRYRENLIKKYGGKKQLICGIHYNFSFDDDFLKKLYCLYERQNTYKLFNGIFSKNRKLGYKEFKNNLYLKVTRNYLRYRWIIIYLLGASGVVDKSYMGPCMNSSKEIAHDSFSNEGALSYRNSECGYKNKIDLYPSYNSVDEHIESLRRFVSDKLIGSHKELYSCVRLKPKDPSDFFNSLGKDGIQYLEYRSIDINPFEKGGISLDDLYFLQIFNLFLLINEETDYDRWQEEGTENQNIISKLGQKDVLLKKDGELISKETWGLEILNNIRDINDKLNLGKERIIDLMIEKIKNNQLTYAYKIEKKVKEEGYINAHLDIAQKYKEDSYKNRFKLEGYEELELSTQILMKEAIKRGVEVEVLDKSENFISLRKNNKVEYIKQATKTSKDSYITALIMENKSVTKKVLSDSGIKVPKGIEVNSIDESFNIVKEFTKKPVVIKPKSTNFGIGISIFKEGADEESIKKAFELAFKYDNTVLIEEFVKGKEYRFLVIDGKVAGILHRVPANVKGDGVSSIKELVEIKNQDPLRGHHYVTPLEKIILDESAELFLEQQNKDFNYIPEEDEIVYLRENSNISTGGDSIDYTDSIPEKFKRIAVNAADAVNARICGVDMMLENFNDENSNYSIIELNFNPAIHIHCYPYKGMEREIGVEILRVLNFV, encoded by the coding sequence ATGTTAAATGAACTTAAAGAATTATTTACACCTTTTGAGTTATTAAAAGGTAATTATGGTATAGAAAGAGAAAGTTTAAGAGTAAATAATAAAGGGGAGTTATCAGTTAAAAGACATCCAGCAGTGTTTGGTGAGAAAGTGGAAAACAAATATATAACTACAGATTTTGCTGAAAGTCAAATAGAAGTTATAACACCACCATTTAAAAATATAGAGGAAACTTATAATTTTTCTAAAGTGCTATATGATATTGTTGCAATGGAAACTGAGGATGAATACTTATGGCCACAGTCTATGCCGGGAATAGTACCTACCGATGATAAAATTAGAATTGCAGAATATGGTGATAATGAAAAAGGTAGGGAAGCTAGACGTTACAGAGAAAATTTAATAAAAAAATATGGGGGCAAAAAACAGCTTATATGTGGGATCCATTATAATTTTTCCTTTGATGATGATTTCTTGAAAAAGTTATACTGTTTATATGAAAGACAGAACACTTATAAGCTTTTCAATGGAATATTTAGTAAAAATAGGAAATTGGGATACAAGGAGTTTAAAAATAACTTATACTTAAAGGTTACAAGAAATTACTTGAGGTATAGGTGGATTATTATATATCTTTTAGGAGCAAGTGGAGTTGTTGACAAAAGCTATATGGGACCTTGTATGAATTCATCTAAGGAAATTGCACATGATAGTTTTTCAAATGAAGGGGCTTTGTCTTATAGAAATAGTGAGTGTGGATATAAGAATAAAATAGATCTATATCCTAGTTATAATTCTGTTGATGAGCATATTGAAAGTTTAAGGAGATTTGTAAGCGATAAGCTTATAGGAAGTCATAAAGAATTATATAGCTGTGTAAGGCTAAAACCAAAAGATCCAAGTGATTTCTTTAATTCTCTTGGCAAAGATGGAATCCAATATCTAGAATATAGAAGTATTGATATTAATCCTTTTGAAAAAGGAGGAATAAGCTTAGATGATCTTTATTTTCTTCAAATATTTAATTTGTTTTTGCTAATTAATGAAGAAACTGACTACGATAGATGGCAGGAAGAGGGAACAGAAAACCAAAATATAATTTCAAAACTAGGACAAAAAGATGTTTTATTAAAGAAAGATGGAGAGCTTATTTCCAAAGAGACTTGGGGATTAGAAATATTAAATAATATAAGAGATATTAATGATAAATTGAATCTTGGCAAAGAAAGAATTATTGACTTGATGATCGAAAAAATTAAGAATAATCAACTAACATACGCTTATAAAATTGAAAAAAAAGTAAAAGAAGAAGGATATATCAATGCCCATTTAGATATAGCACAGAAATATAAAGAAGATTCTTATAAAAACAGATTTAAATTGGAAGGATATGAAGAATTAGAGCTATCCACTCAAATATTAATGAAAGAAGCCATTAAAAGAGGAGTAGAAGTTGAAGTTTTGGATAAATCCGAAAATTTCATATCACTTAGAAAGAATAATAAAGTAGAGTATATTAAGCAAGCAACTAAAACATCAAAAGATAGTTATATAACTGCTTTAATTATGGAGAATAAGAGTGTAACTAAAAAGGTTCTTTCTGATAGTGGCATTAAAGTTCCAAAAGGAATTGAGGTAAATTCAATAGATGAGTCTTTTAATATAGTAAAAGAATTTACTAAAAAGCCAGTTGTTATTAAACCAAAATCAACAAATTTTGGGATAGGCATAAGCATATTTAAAGAAGGTGCCGATGAAGAGAGTATTAAAAAGGCTTTTGAACTCGCATTTAAATATGATAATACAGTCCTCATAGAAGAATTTGTTAAGGGAAAAGAATATCGTTTTTTAGTTATAGACGGTAAAGTGGCAGGAATACTTCATAGAGTTCCTGCTAATGTTAAAGGGGATGGAGTCAGTTCTATTAAGGAACTAGTGGAAATAAAGAATCAGGATCCGTTAAGAGGCCATCACTATGTAACACCACTTGAAAAGATAATTTTAGATGAAAGTGCAGAATTATTTTTAGAGCAACAAAATAAAGATTTTAATTATATCCCTGAAGAAGACGAAATTGTTTATCTAAGAGAAAATTCAAACATAAGCACTGGCGGAGATAGTATAGATTATACTGATAGTATTCCTGAAAAGTTTAAAAGAATAGCTGTAAATGCAGCCGATGCTGTCAACGCAAGAATTTGTGGAGTTGACATGATGCTTGAAAATTTTAATGACGAAAATTCTAATTACTCAATAATTGAACTTAATTTTAATCCTGCAATTCATATTCATTGCTATCCTTATAAAGGTATGGAAAGAGAAATTGGTGTAGAAATATTAAGGGTATTAAACTTCGTTTAA
- a CDS encoding DUF4489 domain-containing protein codes for MNIICENEHDYDCYDTRPSCNYSDNRPSYTYSDNRPSCRCYNRAPEPGRALLNVGSGGVGPLPIISTPLSRPIPVASVSIDTTNMCNPKVLLTFTSIISLPVDILVNLNFTLIKTVGDGAPQPIGGTFTFAETVSVLESESFSFQFCDCNPAYANTTYTVQLEPTSLIAVTAGLTITNAVLSALAVESL; via the coding sequence ATGAATATTATTTGTGAAAATGAACATGATTATGATTGCTACGATACTCGTCCTAGCTGCAATTATTCCGACAATCGTCCTAGCTACACTTATTCTGACAATCGCCCTAGTTGCAGATGCTACAATCGTGCTCCAGAACCTGGTAGAGCTTTACTAAATGTTGGTTCTGGTGGAGTTGGACCATTGCCTATAATTTCAACACCATTATCTAGACCTATACCTGTAGCTAGTGTCTCTATAGATACTACTAATATGTGTAATCCTAAAGTGCTTTTAACATTTACTAGCATAATTTCTTTACCTGTAGATATTTTAGTAAATTTAAATTTCACACTAATAAAAACAGTTGGTGATGGAGCTCCTCAACCAATCGGTGGAACATTTACTTTCGCTGAAACAGTTAGTGTCTTAGAATCTGAATCATTTAGTTTTCAATTTTGTGATTGCAATCCAGCTTATGCTAATACAACTTATACAGTTCAACTTGAGCCAACTAGCTTAATTGCTGTAACAGCTGGATTAACTATAACTAATGCAGTATTATCAGCTTTAGCTGTTGAATCTCTATAA
- a CDS encoding DUF6483 family protein, protein MIKNDYMKEIENTLTLTNEEVRKDIVNGDIGEAKEKINKKLKALVGIDIGTIDIFSFSSIESFIGKETHYNAEKFIAFGSLMKLQGLISDKENNESAKIQYYEKSLEGFYKAYTEDDEINEKYLYEAAEVADELINYELSLDLDKKIFRIYELTNKLDRAEDTLFYILRKTHNDGSIILEGIKFYNRLKEKDYDELTEGNLPIEEVKDGILELERRLGL, encoded by the coding sequence ATGATAAAGAATGATTATATGAAAGAGATAGAAAATACTTTAACATTAACAAATGAAGAAGTAAGAAAGGATATAGTAAATGGTGATATAGGAGAAGCTAAAGAAAAAATAAATAAAAAACTTAAGGCTCTCGTAGGAATCGATATAGGAACTATAGACATATTTTCTTTCAGTAGTATAGAAAGTTTTATAGGTAAAGAAACGCATTATAATGCAGAAAAATTTATAGCATTTGGAAGTCTTATGAAACTTCAAGGACTAATTAGTGATAAGGAAAATAATGAAAGTGCCAAAATTCAATATTATGAAAAATCATTAGAAGGTTTTTATAAAGCTTATACTGAAGATGATGAGATAAATGAGAAATATCTTTATGAAGCAGCAGAAGTAGCGGATGAATTAATTAATTATGAACTTTCCTTAGACTTAGACAAGAAAATCTTTAGAATATATGAACTGACCAATAAGCTTGATAGAGCAGAGGATACCTTATTTTACATTCTTAGAAAGACTCATAATGATGGTAGCATTATCTTAGAAGGAATTAAATTTTACAATAGACTTAAAGAAAAAGATTACGATGAATTAACGGAAGGTAATCTTCCTATAGAGGAAGTTAAAGATGGAATTTTGGAGCTTGAAAGAAGATTAGGTTTATAA
- a CDS encoding threonine/serine exporter family protein — translation MLTQIAVSFLASLGFGIIFNIKGKNLIFASIGGAISWFSYLYLKENYVGDILSLFISSILFSIYSEICARLLKTPVTTLVICALIPLVPGSGMYYTMYETISGNISRAVELGLNTLASAGTLALGVIFVSTITKQVTNLKKVKEKLLEK, via the coding sequence ATGCTAACACAAATTGCAGTCTCGTTTTTAGCATCCTTAGGCTTTGGAATAATTTTTAATATAAAAGGAAAGAATTTAATATTTGCATCTATAGGTGGCGCTATAAGTTGGTTTTCTTATCTGTATTTAAAAGAAAATTATGTAGGCGATATCTTATCATTGTTTATATCTTCAATACTATTTAGTATATATTCAGAAATTTGTGCAAGGCTTTTAAAAACTCCTGTAACCACCTTGGTAATTTGTGCGCTTATTCCGCTAGTTCCTGGTTCTGGAATGTATTACACAATGTACGAAACAATAAGTGGCAATATAAGCCGTGCAGTAGAATTAGGATTAAATACATTAGCTAGTGCTGGAACATTGGCATTAGGAGTAATATTTGTCTCTACTATAACAAAACAAGTTACAAATTTAAAAAAAGTTAAAGAAAAATTACTAGAAAAATAA